In one Corallococcus sp. EGB genomic region, the following are encoded:
- a CDS encoding IS66 family insertion sequence element accessory protein TnpB: MAKQVEKPEWARIAEAFEASGQTQREFALAHGMRLSTLQSWVYRHRRSAPSRAEAVRLLPVRVASAPAAPESLLEVVATSGARVRFAVGTDVGYVARLVAALGR, from the coding sequence ATGGCGAAGCAGGTGGAGAAGCCGGAGTGGGCGCGCATCGCGGAGGCCTTTGAGGCGAGCGGGCAGACGCAGCGGGAGTTCGCGTTGGCGCACGGCATGCGGCTGAGCACGTTGCAGTCGTGGGTGTACCGGCATCGGCGGTCCGCTCCATCGCGAGCGGAAGCCGTGCGGCTGTTGCCGGTGCGAGTGGCGAGCGCCCCCGCGGCGCCGGAGTCCCTGCTGGAGGTGGTGGCCACGAGCGGAGCGCGGGTGCGATTCGCGGTAGGCACCGACGTCGGTTACGTGGCCCGGCTCGTCGCCGCGTTGGGGCGCTGA
- a CDS encoding M20/M25/M40 family metallo-hydrolase → MDALPVRETTGLPYASTVTTTNADGDAVPVSHACGHDMHVACLLGAAHLLAAGHRTLERPGRHAVPAGRGDRRRSVVARRNRSSGVRRTRSG, encoded by the coding sequence ATGGATGCGCTGCCCGTCCGTGAGACGACCGGGCTGCCCTATGCCAGCACCGTCACCACGACCAATGCCGACGGCGACGCGGTTCCGGTGTCGCATGCCTGTGGCCACGACATGCACGTCGCGTGTCTGCTCGGAGCGGCCCACCTGTTGGCGGCGGGGCACCGAACACTGGAACGGCCGGGTCGTCACGCTGTTCCGGCCGGCCGAGGAGACCGGAGACGGAGTGTCGTAGCTCGGCGTAACAGGTCCTCCGGAGTTCGGCGAACCCGGTCGGGGTGA
- the tnpB gene encoding IS66 family insertion sequence element accessory protein TnpB (TnpB, as the term is used for proteins encoded by IS66 family insertion elements, is considered an accessory protein, since TnpC, encoded by a neighboring gene, is a DDE family transposase.): protein MFALPASVRVVLAMEPVDMRKSIDGLMALVRTAWGEDVYSGHLFAFVSRRGDRIKVLTWSRGGFVLLYKRLETGRFRLPPVDAGAQAVTLDATQLAMLLDGIDVAQVRRQPAWAPPGRTGS from the coding sequence ATGTTCGCCCTGCCTGCGTCGGTGCGCGTGGTGCTGGCGATGGAGCCGGTGGACATGCGCAAGTCGATTGACGGCCTCATGGCGCTGGTGCGCACGGCGTGGGGCGAGGACGTCTACTCGGGGCACCTCTTCGCCTTCGTCTCCAGGCGAGGCGACCGCATCAAGGTGCTGACGTGGAGCCGGGGCGGCTTCGTGCTTCTCTACAAGCGGCTGGAGACGGGCCGCTTCCGGCTGCCGCCGGTGGACGCGGGCGCGCAGGCAGTGACGCTGGACGCCACGCAGTTGGCGATGCTGCTGGACGGCATCGACGTGGCCCAGGTGAGGCGCCAGCCCGCCTGGGCACCTCCCGGGCGTACGGGCAGCTGA
- a CDS encoding IS66 family transposase, whose product MPRELPQDHFCPWREEAEELKAEVSRIGGEVDALKGQLAALQRHVFGKRAEKLPTVAAELRGDADSTAAQAEAAKEKRQERAARKAEGAPAREIRHAVPAEERHCPACGSEDLRPLGKGKTSVVYEYVPARFEKQVHVQEVLACACGRGVVTAPPPARVVDRGEYGPGFLSHVVTSKCADAMPLHRLAQRVERSGVPMSRSTLTDLFHQAASVLLPLSQHLLQCIASADVVWADETPMRVLDVKKTRQGYLWTFLTQTPEGQWLLGYRFSLGRASTTPKDVLGGTRGALVVDAYTGYNAVTLPEGRVRVGCWAHVRRRFFEALPTAPEAREALDFILALYRVEALARDAGVVRTDAHQALRQQQSLPVLSALRAWMEAQTSRHLPKGPMGQALSYALKQWDALTRFSSDARLPLDNNRSEAALRKAALGRKNFLFVGHEAAGQNLAGLYALVATCEANQVNPEAYLADVLLRVQTHPNARIGELLPHEWKRRRAADPPESPLQPSP is encoded by the coding sequence GTGCCGCGCGAACTCCCTCAGGACCACTTCTGCCCCTGGCGTGAGGAAGCCGAGGAGCTCAAGGCCGAGGTGAGCCGCATTGGCGGGGAGGTGGACGCCCTCAAGGGGCAGCTTGCGGCCCTGCAGCGCCACGTCTTCGGCAAGAGGGCGGAGAAGCTGCCGACGGTGGCGGCTGAGTTGCGAGGGGACGCGGATTCGACGGCGGCCCAGGCCGAGGCCGCGAAAGAGAAGCGGCAAGAGAGAGCCGCCCGCAAGGCCGAGGGGGCCCCGGCGCGGGAGATTCGCCACGCGGTGCCGGCCGAGGAGCGCCACTGCCCGGCGTGCGGCAGCGAGGACTTGAGGCCCCTGGGCAAGGGCAAAACCTCGGTGGTGTACGAGTACGTGCCCGCCCGCTTCGAGAAGCAGGTGCACGTGCAGGAGGTGCTGGCGTGCGCGTGCGGCCGGGGCGTCGTCACCGCCCCGCCTCCGGCCCGGGTGGTGGACAGGGGCGAGTACGGCCCGGGCTTCCTCTCCCACGTGGTGACGTCGAAGTGCGCGGACGCCATGCCGCTGCACCGACTCGCCCAGCGGGTGGAGAGAAGCGGCGTGCCCATGAGTCGCAGCACCCTGACGGACCTCTTCCACCAGGCCGCCTCGGTGCTGCTGCCTCTTTCGCAGCACCTCCTGCAGTGCATTGCGTCCGCGGACGTGGTGTGGGCCGACGAGACGCCCATGCGCGTGCTGGACGTGAAGAAGACACGCCAGGGCTACCTCTGGACTTTCCTCACCCAGACGCCCGAAGGGCAGTGGCTCCTGGGCTACCGCTTCAGCCTCGGCCGGGCCAGCACGACGCCCAAGGACGTGCTGGGCGGCACCCGGGGCGCCCTCGTCGTGGATGCCTATACCGGCTACAACGCGGTGACGCTGCCCGAAGGGCGCGTCCGCGTCGGGTGTTGGGCGCATGTGCGGCGCCGCTTCTTCGAGGCGCTCCCCACCGCGCCCGAGGCCCGCGAGGCCTTGGACTTCATTCTGGCCCTCTACCGGGTGGAGGCGCTGGCCCGCGACGCGGGCGTCGTGCGCACGGACGCGCACCAAGCGCTGCGCCAGCAGCAGAGCCTCCCCGTCCTCTCGGCGCTGCGTGCGTGGATGGAAGCGCAGACTTCGCGCCATCTGCCCAAGGGGCCCATGGGCCAGGCCCTCTCCTACGCGCTGAAGCAGTGGGACGCCCTGACGCGCTTCTCTTCCGACGCGCGTCTGCCCTTGGACAACAACCGCTCCGAGGCGGCGCTGCGCAAGGCCGCCCTGGGCCGGAAGAATTTCCTCTTCGTCGGCCACGAGGCCGCAGGGCAGAACCTCGCCGGCCTCTACGCTCTCGTCGCCACCTGCGAGGCCAACCAGGTCAATCCCGAGGCGTACCTCGCGGATGTCCTGCTGCGGGTGCAGACGCACCCGAATGCGCGCATCGGTGAGTTGCTACCTCACGAGTGGAAGCGGCGACGCGCCGCTGACCCGCCCGAGTCACCCCTCCAGCCCAGTCCCTGA
- a CDS encoding Ig-like domain-containing protein, whose product MRELGFTAPQVQGNTALAFRLVVTDADGATAGQFVYSVMVTNVNQAPVAKARLISGARGGEQVKLDASTSTDPDNEALTNAWVQTGGAATTLSGANSAEASFTPAKKTTAETHTFTVTVKDAAGATSTAEVKVTVPKVEEEGGGCSSAVGSVGGMAPLMALFAAMGMLRRRKSA is encoded by the coding sequence TTGAGGGAGCTGGGCTTCACCGCGCCGCAGGTGCAGGGCAACACGGCCCTGGCTTTCAGACTGGTGGTGACGGACGCGGACGGCGCGACGGCCGGTCAGTTCGTCTACTCGGTCATGGTGACGAACGTGAACCAGGCGCCGGTCGCCAAGGCCCGGCTCATCTCCGGTGCTCGCGGCGGTGAGCAGGTGAAGCTGGACGCCTCGACGTCCACGGATCCGGACAACGAGGCGCTGACAAACGCCTGGGTGCAGACGGGTGGCGCGGCGACGACGCTGTCGGGCGCCAACTCCGCCGAAGCCAGCTTCACGCCAGCGAAGAAGACCACGGCGGAGACCCACACCTTCACCGTGACGGTGAAGGACGCGGCCGGTGCCACCAGCACCGCCGAGGTGAAGGTCACCGTCCCGAAGGTCGAGGAAGAGGGCGGCGGCTGCTCGTCCGCCGTTGGCTCTGTGGGCGGCATGGCTCCGCTAATGGCGCTCTTCGCGGCCATGGGCATGCTGCGCCGTCGCAAATCGGCGTAG
- the istA gene encoding IS21 family transposase produces the protein MSNRRVEMDWLQELVRLHRLGTPARQVARVLRMGVNVERSYRRVLEAAGLLRGDVQVLPELEVLKAAVLAGRPAAPPAPQQTSSLEAHRAQVEAWVAKGLQPQAIFTRLQMEAGVPAGSLSAVKRLVGSVRRAQGVSEEDVAIPVETAPGEVAQVDFGEVGRLYDADAGTLRRAWVFVRVLGYSRHLFATVVFDQRVETWLRCHEAAFTYFGGVPRCVVPDNLKAAVVRAAFGVDGERALQRSYRALARHYGFIVDPAPPRAPEKKGKVEAGVRYVKGNFFAGRAGEDARECEAALQRWLRDVASVRVHGTTGRQPRLLFQQAEAEALRALPAAAWAPEVWHEARVHRDAHVMYGRRLYSVPWRLIGQRVWLCVTAYDVRVYAQDERVATHPLRGEGHRSTVESHLPEARAALRHRSRGHWETRAARLGPHTEAYVRAVFDADDVLSQLRCVQAMVVHLEGFPRERAEAACRRALHFGNLRYQGLKDILRRGLDLQPLPQDGHLALATPAATAASPAPRYARDVRTLLLR, from the coding sequence GTGAGTAACCGGAGAGTGGAGATGGACTGGCTGCAGGAATTGGTGCGGTTGCACCGCCTGGGCACGCCCGCGCGGCAAGTGGCCCGGGTGCTGCGCATGGGCGTGAACGTGGAGCGCAGCTATCGGCGCGTGCTGGAAGCGGCGGGGCTGCTGCGGGGCGACGTGCAGGTGCTGCCCGAGCTCGAGGTGCTCAAGGCCGCAGTGCTGGCGGGGCGGCCCGCGGCCCCGCCAGCGCCCCAGCAAACGTCCAGCCTGGAGGCACACCGCGCCCAGGTGGAAGCGTGGGTGGCGAAGGGACTGCAGCCACAGGCCATCTTCACCCGGTTGCAGATGGAGGCGGGGGTGCCGGCAGGCAGCCTCTCGGCCGTCAAGCGCCTGGTGGGCAGCGTGCGTCGGGCGCAGGGCGTGAGTGAAGAGGACGTCGCCATCCCCGTGGAGACGGCCCCAGGCGAAGTCGCGCAGGTGGACTTCGGTGAAGTGGGCCGATTGTACGACGCAGACGCAGGGACTCTGCGTCGCGCCTGGGTGTTCGTCAGGGTGCTCGGCTATAGCCGCCACCTCTTCGCCACGGTGGTTTTCGACCAGCGTGTGGAGACGTGGCTGCGCTGCCACGAGGCCGCCTTCACGTACTTTGGCGGGGTGCCCCGGTGCGTGGTGCCCGACAACCTCAAGGCGGCGGTGGTGCGCGCTGCTTTCGGGGTGGACGGGGAGCGGGCCCTGCAGCGCAGCTACCGCGCGCTGGCGCGCCACTACGGCTTCATCGTCGACCCGGCCCCTCCTCGCGCCCCTGAGAAGAAAGGCAAGGTGGAGGCGGGCGTGCGCTACGTGAAAGGCAACTTCTTCGCCGGGAGGGCCGGAGAGGACGCGCGCGAGTGCGAGGCCGCACTGCAGCGCTGGCTGCGGGACGTGGCGTCGGTGCGCGTGCACGGCACGACGGGGCGTCAGCCGCGCCTCCTCTTCCAGCAGGCCGAAGCCGAGGCGCTGCGTGCGCTGCCGGCGGCCGCGTGGGCGCCCGAGGTGTGGCACGAGGCCCGCGTGCACCGCGACGCCCACGTCATGTACGGCCGACGGCTGTACTCAGTGCCGTGGCGTCTCATCGGCCAGCGCGTCTGGCTGTGCGTCACGGCCTACGACGTGCGCGTGTACGCCCAGGACGAGCGCGTGGCCACCCACCCGCTGCGCGGCGAGGGCCACCGCAGCACCGTGGAGTCCCACCTGCCCGAGGCGCGCGCGGCCCTGCGCCACCGCAGCCGCGGCCACTGGGAGACACGGGCGGCCCGGCTGGGCCCGCACACCGAGGCGTACGTGCGCGCCGTCTTCGACGCCGATGACGTCCTCAGCCAGCTGCGCTGCGTGCAGGCCATGGTGGTGCACCTGGAGGGCTTCCCGCGCGAGCGGGCCGAGGCCGCGTGCCGCCGGGCGCTGCACTTCGGCAACCTGCGCTACCAGGGCCTCAAGGACATCCTGCGCCGCGGCCTGGACTTGCAGCCGTTGCCCCAGGACGGGCACCTGGCCCTCGCCACGCCCGCCGCCACGGCTGCGTCGCCGGCGCCCCGCTACGCGCGCGACGTGCGCACGCTGCTGCTGCGTTAG
- a CDS encoding lipopolysaccharide assembly protein LapB, with protein sequence MNTRKSTSLLQVLLFCFALQGFTAQAQTVIEPELGIGVFGTPPNVTFRGSPLILQLYFGLPAGEVVAAGIATVQPVQISVPSGKWTRLVKLSVKNQQGVLQSWPFQVLTPVGASTQIAPGSPKKLLVILPPEATSLLATGTYKLKLLLDSRTGSTPGSWKGWAIAQTKLEILDPPQAPVPAQQCSQALILAAYHEQKNNTAQAEAVLAQAPALVACLAARAELATRTGNKKLAIDLYKQAITRQSQLRQPSDEPSTLLESQCQLVTNSLPEAERDPLATCGYRECIAESEEEICHRVSAQCGPLQATDICGNTSNIASCGTCTAPQTCGGSGVANQCGCAPETNAQFCSRQGKNCGSVTGQDNCGQSRTVTSCGTCSGTDSCGGAGTANVCGTCQPIPQATACANRQCGSVSDGCGTMYSCGTCQLGSQCSPTYGVCGLPCGQNGVLVCNDLFCRCDDSSGT encoded by the coding sequence ATGAACACTCGAAAATCGACGTCACTGCTGCAGGTGCTCCTCTTTTGTTTCGCACTTCAGGGATTCACTGCCCAAGCCCAGACAGTCATCGAACCTGAGCTGGGAATTGGCGTTTTCGGCACCCCCCCGAACGTCACCTTTAGAGGTTCGCCCCTCATCCTCCAGCTCTATTTTGGTTTGCCCGCAGGCGAGGTCGTGGCGGCAGGCATCGCCACGGTTCAGCCCGTCCAGATTTCCGTTCCCTCCGGAAAATGGACACGGCTCGTCAAGTTGTCCGTCAAGAACCAACAAGGAGTGCTCCAGTCCTGGCCCTTTCAAGTCTTGACGCCGGTAGGAGCAAGCACCCAGATTGCTCCTGGCAGTCCGAAAAAGTTGCTCGTGATTCTTCCCCCAGAAGCCACCTCGCTGCTGGCCACTGGGACCTACAAACTGAAGCTCCTTCTGGATTCCCGCACAGGATCCACTCCTGGGAGCTGGAAGGGCTGGGCCATCGCTCAAACCAAGCTGGAGATCCTGGACCCACCGCAGGCGCCCGTTCCCGCCCAACAGTGCTCGCAGGCATTGATACTTGCCGCGTACCACGAGCAGAAGAACAACACCGCGCAAGCGGAGGCAGTCCTTGCGCAGGCGCCAGCCCTTGTGGCGTGCCTGGCGGCTCGCGCTGAACTCGCCACTCGAACCGGCAACAAGAAGCTTGCCATCGACCTCTACAAGCAGGCCATCACGCGGCAGAGCCAACTGAGACAGCCGTCCGACGAGCCAAGCACCCTCCTTGAAAGTCAATGCCAGCTCGTTACGAACAGCCTTCCGGAGGCCGAACGCGATCCCTTGGCGACGTGTGGCTATAGAGAGTGCATTGCCGAGTCAGAGGAAGAGATCTGCCACAGGGTTTCGGCGCAGTGCGGCCCCCTCCAGGCCACGGATATCTGTGGAAACACGAGCAACATCGCATCATGCGGCACCTGTACAGCCCCACAGACCTGCGGTGGCTCCGGTGTCGCCAATCAGTGCGGTTGCGCGCCCGAAACCAACGCCCAGTTCTGCTCGCGGCAGGGAAAAAACTGCGGCTCGGTAACAGGCCAGGACAACTGCGGTCAGTCCCGGACGGTGACATCCTGTGGCACCTGCTCCGGCACGGACAGCTGCGGCGGAGCCGGGACCGCCAATGTCTGTGGCACCTGCCAACCCATTCCACAAGCGACAGCCTGCGCAAACCGTCAGTGTGGTTCCGTTTCAGACGGATGTGGAACAATGTACTCCTGCGGTACTTGCCAGCTCGGCAGCCAATGTTCGCCGACGTACGGAGTATGCGGGCTCCCATGTGGGCAGAACGGGGTCCTGGTATGCAATGATCTATTTTGTCGCTGTGACGACAGTAGCGGCACGTAG
- the istB gene encoding IS21-like element helper ATPase IstB: MSTYDELVPVLKKLRLSGLLQSLEVRCREAADANLSLTEFLYRLLADEVERRDGKQLDVRMRRAAFERPSTLEDFDFSFNTSVPRTKVLELGTCAFVERQENVLVVGPAGVGKSHLAQALGQRACRAGHAVLYVSAHDMLTQLRASRADNGYERRLLRFTTPALLIVDDLGLRPLTGEEGIDLYEIVRRRYERAATCITSNRALEEWPPLFGDALLASAAMDRLLHHSHVLTIEGDSYRNPPPAKRTRAPRAAQVETAAR, encoded by the coding sequence ATGAGTACCTATGACGAGCTCGTCCCCGTGCTGAAGAAGCTGCGCCTGTCCGGGCTGCTGCAGTCCCTCGAGGTGCGCTGCCGCGAGGCGGCCGACGCCAACCTGTCGCTGACGGAATTCCTCTACCGACTCCTGGCCGACGAGGTGGAGCGCCGCGACGGCAAGCAATTGGACGTGCGCATGCGCCGTGCCGCCTTCGAGCGGCCCAGCACCCTGGAGGACTTCGACTTCTCCTTCAACACCTCCGTCCCTCGCACCAAGGTGCTGGAGCTGGGCACCTGCGCCTTTGTCGAGCGGCAAGAGAATGTGCTGGTGGTGGGCCCGGCGGGCGTCGGCAAGAGTCACCTCGCCCAGGCGCTGGGGCAGCGAGCTTGCCGCGCCGGCCACGCCGTCCTCTACGTGAGCGCCCACGACATGCTCACGCAGTTGCGAGCCTCACGCGCCGACAACGGCTACGAGCGTCGCCTCCTGCGCTTCACCACGCCAGCCCTGCTCATCGTCGACGACCTCGGACTGCGGCCCCTTACGGGTGAGGAGGGCATCGACTTGTACGAGATTGTCCGCCGTCGCTACGAGCGCGCGGCCACTTGCATCACCTCCAATCGCGCCTTGGAGGAGTGGCCGCCGCTGTTTGGTGACGCACTGCTGGCCAGCGCCGCCATGGACCGGTTGCTGCACCACTCCCATGTCCTCACCATCGAGGGTGACAGCTACCGTAACCCTCCGCCCGCCAAGCGCACCCGCGCTCCGCGCGCGGCCCAGGTCGAGACTGCCGCACGCTGA